The window aaaacaaatcaaaaataaattaaatgatcaTTTCTATTGCCCATTCACAGCAAATAGAGACGCTTAGTTATTGgctaaatgattaattaattcaAAGGTTTACCGCACTTATCACCCTCAATTGAACCCACAAGTAATTGCTTGGAAATGGTTGAATCACAGCAATTGTAACAGTTCTTCATTGATTGTGCAGAGCTGATATCATTGTGAATTGGAGGGACACATTGCTTGAAAGATATAATTGCTAATATGTCAATTGTTAATACAGTAATTAATTTTTCATTGTTAATATTTCTTTCTTGACTGAAACAGAGAGACCTACACTTCCTTAAATAGACCACTGTGCACGGATAATGTGATTATAGAGCAATCACATCCATTGAGTGGTAATAACCTAAAAATACTTATCAATTAATCAAAAGTGTACTAAATTGATAAACAGTCAAGAGGTATTTAGCATTGGGCAATGTTCACATTTTTCAGTCATTGGTTGAGTAACGCTACCTTGATGAGGTATCTTTCTGTAACTATATATAATGTAGCTCACCACATTTTCTTGATTAACCTGTTCCAAAAATTTCCTGAACAAAGTGGCCAAGCAAAGGAATTTCCAAGTTGGAAGTGCATTACCAATGAAAATGAAACAGAAACATTACAATTCGTTGAGATTTATAATTGAGCTAAACAGAATGTTTAGatgttaaagttttttttatgtcAATCATGTGGAACTGTTCCTGACCAAAAATGTCCTCTCCTTTTGCCTTATGCTTTCTAATCAGTTACTTTAATCACCACTGCACCAATGATACATCTAAAGATCAATTATTGCTGTGTAAGTTAATGTGTCTACAAGTTAAAGTTAATTGAACAGCTGCGTTGGATTGGTATTTTCATGAGGCAATCCTATGGTTGTAATTACAAGTACATAGTTttttttccaagtagttttgcTGTAACTTCATTAAAAGGTCATCAGTGGTTGCCCATTTAATTCTGTGAAGGTCTTTCCATGAAGTCGGCACAATTGCAATCAATTCACTACATGCCTTTTTGATAATACagtattttgggtttttttgccataattctttcttctttctttctttctttggcttggctttgaggacgaagatttatggaggggtatgtccacgtctgctgcaggctcgttggtgactgacaagtccgatgcgggacaggcaggcacggttgcaagggaaaattggttggttcgggttgggtgttgggtttttcttcctttgtcttttgtcagtgaggtgggttctgcggtcttcttcaaaggaggttgctgcccgccgaactgtgaggcgcaagatgcacggttggaggcaatatcagcccactggtggtgttcaatgtggcaagcaccaagagatttctttaagcagtccttgtacctcttccttggtgcacctctttctcggtggccagtggagagttcaccatataacacgatcttgggaaggcgatggtcctccattctggagacgtgatccacccagcgcagttgggtcttcagcagcgtggattcgatgcttgaggactctgccagctcgagtacttcgatgttgtcactccaatgaatgttgaggatggagcggagacagtgctgatggaagcgttctaggagccgtaggtga of the Narcine bancroftii isolate sNarBan1 chromosome 4, sNarBan1.hap1, whole genome shotgun sequence genome contains:
- the LOC138760227 gene encoding uncharacterized protein, with the translated sequence MVIHWLRVTTLLLLSSSLHCVILPVTKPWFHSAALGITQIWGLSRQNARVEIILDCFKAFCIHAEFLIYQQRNLPKNYLIAKKQTTYGCPVNNFISSDARIDNRLAKANSAFGRLHKRVWKNNHLKKHTNISVYRAVIIPTLLFGSESWVLYRHHLRLLERFHQHCLRSILNIHWSDNIEVLELAESSSIESTLLKTQLRWVDHVSRMEDHRLPKIVLYGELSTGHRERGAPRKRYKDCLKKSLGACHIEHHQWADIASNRASCASQFGGQQPPLKKTAEPTSLTKDKGRKTQHPTRTNQFSLATVPACPASDLSVTNEPAADVDIPLHKSSSSKPSQRKKERRKNYGKKTQNTVLSKRHVVN